The Cucumis melo cultivar AY chromosome 5, USDA_Cmelo_AY_1.0, whole genome shotgun sequence genome has a segment encoding these proteins:
- the LOC103491285 gene encoding transcription factor GTE4: MDSGPTVGEGGVGDGVREKQRYVESKVYTRKAFRAQRKNNNNSNNNSNSIADVATATATATATASAVENKEDIDNNRNNETATATATAPTTTTTVTNDNNDANVNSDIDRDKGNNLVEPLLCTTVTEDKNTAQQQLISRSHVVSEDSSCVNRQQVAAGDAVQSTQDQPSGNGVMEVAVENQNNNNLGSKSKQEMRELRRKLESDLEMIRDVLKRIEAKQGELIESSTFHVTTNEGMDKVGGDKQQIHPEVASVRVPREPSRPLNKLSVSVLENSQGVSDYVEKEKRTPKANQFYRNSEFILGKDKLPPAESNKKAKMNIKKPGGGEIAHSFGTGSKFFKSCSSLLEKLIKHKYGWVFDAPVDVQGLGLHDYYTIIKHPMDLGTVKSRLNKNWYKSPKEFAEDVRLTFRNAMTYNPKGQDVHVMADQLLSIFEDRWVIIEADYNREMRFGLDYGTALSTPTSRKARLPQPPPLDMKRILERSESTTYRLDSKNRPLSATPSSRTPAPKKPKAKDPHKRDMTYEEKQKLSSNLQNLPSEKLDAILQIIKKRNSNIFQDDEEIEVDIDSVDAETLWELDRFVTNYKKSLSKNKRKAELALRARAGDEHNSTQKAPVVMEVPKKTKADENTVSSSVPVQGQGNGRSRSSSSSSSSSDSGSSSSDSDSESSSASGSDTGS; encoded by the exons ATGGATTCGGGACCTACAGTTGGTGAGGGAGGTGTGGGAGACGGTGTTAGAGAGAAGCAGAGGTACGTGGAGAGTAAAGTGTACACTAGGAAGGCCTTCAGAGCCCAAaggaagaacaacaacaacagcaacaacaactCAAATTCAATTGCCGATGTAGCCACTGCCACTGCCACTGCCACTGCCACGGCCTCTGCTGTTGAGAATAAAGAAGATATTGATAATAATCGAAATAACGAAACTGCTACCGCCACAGCTACTGCCCCGACCACTACCACCACCGTCACCAACGACAATAACGATGCTAATGTCAATAGTGATATTGACCGTGATAAAGGTAACAATTTGGTTGAACCTCTTCTATGTACTACAGTGACGGAGGATAAGAATACGGCTCAGCAGCAGCTCATTTCGAGATCCCATGTGGTGTCTGAGGATTCCTCATGTGTCAATCGTCAGCAGGTTGCTGCTGGGGATGCAGTGCAGAGCACTCAAGACCAACCCTCAGGAAATGGGGTTATGGAAGTGGCCGTGGAAaatcaaaataacaataatttggGATCGAAGTCTAAGCAGGAGATGCGAGAACTTCGGCGTAAGCTTGAGAGTGATCTTGAGATGATTAGAGATGTGTTGAAAAGAATTGAGGCAAAACAGGGGGAGTTAATTGAGTCTAGTACTTTTCATGTTACGACTAATGAAGGAATGGATAAAGTTGGTGGAGACAAGCAGCAGATTCATCCTGAGGTTGCTTCTGTTCGTGTGCCTCGTGAGCCTTCTAGGCCTCTGAATAAATTGAGTGTATCAGTCTTGGAGAACAGTCAGGGTGTGAGTGATTATgtggagaaagaaaaaagaactccTAAAGCAAACCAATTTTATCGAAATTCTGAATTCATACTTGGAAAAGATAAACTGCCTCCAGCTGAGAGTAACAAGAAAGCAAAAATGAATATAAAGAAGCCGGGTGGAGGAGAAATTGCTCACAGTTTTGGGACGGGTTCCAAGTTCTTTAAGAGCTGCAGTTCACTTCTGGAAAAATTGATTAAGCACAAGTATGGTTGGGTGTTTGATGCTCCTGTCGATGTGCAGGGTCTTGGTTTGCATGACTACTACACCATCATTAAGCATCCAATGGACCTAGGAACAGTGAAATCTAGGCTGAACAAAAACTGGTACAAGTCGCCTAAAGAATTTGCTGAGGATGTGAGACTTACATTTCGCAACGCTATGACATATAATCCCAAAGGACAAGATGTCCATGTAATGGCAGATCAACTGTTGTCAATATTTGAAGATAGGTGGGTTATTATAGAGGCAGACTATAATCGAGAGATGAGGTTTGGATTAGACTATGGCACTGCTCTATCCACACCTACTTCCAGAAAGGCTCGTCTTCCACAACCACCTCCTCTTGACATGAAACGAATATTGGAAAGGTCAGAATCTACAACATATCGTCTTGATTCCAAGAATAGACCTTTGAGTGCTACTCCCTCAAGTAGGACACCTGCTCCAAAAAAGCCCAAGGCAAAAGATCCTCATAAAAGGGATATGACTTATGAAGAGAAGCAAAAACTCAGTAGTAACCTTCAGAATTTACCTTCTGAAAAACTGGATGccattttacaaataattaagaagagaaattcaaatatttttcaaGATGATGAAGAAATCGAGGTGGATATCGATAGTGTGGATGCAGAGACACTCTGGGAGCTTGATAGGTTTGTGACAAACTACAAAAAAAGTTTGAGCAAGAACAAGAGAAAAGCTGAGCTCGCACTTCGAGCAAGAGCTGGTGATGAACACAATTCGACCCAAAAG GCCCCCGTTGTGATGGAGGTCCCAAAGAAAACTAAAGCAG ATGAAAATACCGTTTCATCTTCAGTGCCCGTTCAAGGACAGGGCAATGGTAGGAGTAGGTCAAGTAGTTCAAGCAGTTCTAGCAGTGATTCTGGATCTTCATCTAGTG ATTCAGATAGTGAAAGTTCTTCAGCATCTGGATCTGATACTGGGTCTTAA